GAGTCTCAAATGAGATTCATTCTATTTAATATCGCGCAGCTATACCACGAACTTTTCCTACATGCTTCTGTAAAAGCTTGCCACGGGTTTTACGTGCGAGATAACCGGTCCGGTTTTGCGCATTCAGGCAACTCGCTGCGGTTTCATTAGAAGCCGCGCTTGCGCAACCACTGCAAAAAGCCTTTTTTTACCGGCACCACCGGCGCTTCCTGGGTCAGGGCCTGGGCGGCGTGTACGCGGAAATCCAGCAGGGTTTTCATCGCGTCGCCGATATCGTGTCGGGCATCCAGACACGGGGTCAGGTATTCCTTCTCGATGCGGTACAGGGTGCAGAAGGTTTTGGCGGTGAAATCCGCCAGGGTTGCCTCGTCGGACAGGATGCCCGCCTCGCCGATCACCTCGCCCGGGCCCATGCGCCCGGCCTCGAACTTGTGCCCGCCCTTGGTGAGCATCACCGACACCACGCCGGACTCGACGATAAACAAATGGTCGCTGACCTCGCCCGCCGGCAGGATCATCTCGCCGGCGCGGTAGGTGCTCAGGGTCATGTTCTGGCTGAAGGTTTCCTTTTCTTCCTGGCGCAGGGTGGAAAAAATCGTCGAGCTGTCCAACAGCGCCCGTGCGCGGGAAGTCACCACCGGGGCCGCGCTTTCGGAGGCCGACAACAGACTCACGCCCGCCGCCTGCAGGTGGCGGAAAGCCAGGTCATACAGCTGATTGCGCACCTCACGTTTGAGCGGCATCGCCGGCACGAACCCGCTGATCTCGTATTCCACCCCGCCACTGGCGGACGTTTTGAACGCCACGCTGGGCGCCGGCTTGGCCAGCAGCGGACGACAGCCCTGCATGGCGCGCTCCAACGCTTCGATCACCGTTTGCGGGCGCGCATGGGGGCTGACCTGCAGGCTGACCGCCAGCCCGAACATATCCGCCGGGCGCGAGAAATTGATGATCTTGGCCTTGGCCGCCAGGGAATTGGGGATCACCGCCATGCTGCCCTGGGAAGTTTGCAGCCGAGTGGCGCGCCAGTCGATATCGGTGACGCGGCCTTCGGTGCCGTCGATGGAGATCCAGTCATCCAGTTGGTAGGGCTTGGTGGTATTGAGCACGATCCCGGAAAACACGTCGCTCAAAGTGCTTTGCAGCGCCAGGCCGACAATGATCGCCACCGCGCCGGACGTGGCGAGCACGCCTTTGACCGGCAGATCGAGCACATAGGCCATGGCGGCGATAATTGCGATGAGGAAAATCACCGCGCCCATCAAATCCTGCAACAACCGCCCGGTATGACCGACCCGCTGCATCATCAACGCGCCCAGCAGCACGGTGAGCGTGCGCGCCGCGAACAGCCACCAGCCGATCTGCAACGCCGTGGCAGCCAGATGCAGCGCCGTGTCATCGGCATAGGGGGCCAACTGCATAGGGTTCATGCCGTCGTTGAACAGCACGGCGCTGAACACCGCAAAAATGACCAAGCGCGCCGCCAACTTCCAGTTGGCCAGGTTGGGAGAAATAAGGCGCCACACGGCGATGTCAATCAGGATCAGCGCCAAAGCGCACAGCATCGGGTGGTCAGCGATAAACGAGGGCATCCAGGCGACTCCAGGGCGAATGACGGGAAGATCGCATGAAATGAGCCTATCGGAAACAAATTGTGTCGTGACGCCCCCTCGGGGTTATGCACCAAAAAACCCCATCGGTGGTGAACGAGCTTGCCTCGCACAAGGCCGGTTCATTCACCACAAAAAAGGGGCCGCTCACATCCGCCCGAACTTGCCGGATTGAAAATCCGCAAAGGCCTGATGAATCTCCTGCTCGGTGTTCATCACAAACGGTCCATGCCCCACGATGGGCTCATCGATCGGCTCGCCGCTGAGCAGCAATACCTTGGCGTCGTCATTGGACTCCAAGGTTAATTGGTGCCCATCACGCTCGAACAACGCCAATTGCCCTTGGCGCGCGACTTCCTCGCCATTGATCAACAGCGTTCCGCGCAGGATCACCAGGGCAGTGTTACGCCCGGCATGCAGGTCCAGGGTCACCGGTTTGCCGGGATTGAGCCGCAGATCCCACACATCAATGGCTATAAACGTGCGCGCAGGCCCCTTGGCACCGGCGAACTCACCGGCGATCAAACGCAGTTGCCCGGCGTCGTCGGCCAGAGGCAGCACCGGGATATCGGCGTCGACGATGGTTTGGTAACCCGCCTCGGCCATCTTGTCCTTGGCCGGCAGGTTGACCCACAGCTGCACCATCTCCAGCGCACCGCCGCGGCGAGCAAACGCTGGGGAATGAAACTCCTCATGCAGGATGCCCTTGGCCGCCGTCATCCATTGCACATCACCTGGGCCGATAGTGCCGCCGGCTCCGGTGGAGTCGCGGTGCTCGACTTCACCGTCGTAAACGATGGTCACGGTTTCAAACCCGCGATGGGGGTGCTGGCCCACACCACGACGCTGTTCGGTCGGGGTGAATTGCGCCGGGCCGGCGTGGTCCAGCAGCAGGAATGGGCTGATGTGCTTGCCCATCGAGTCGTAGGAAAACAGCGTACGCACCGGAAAGCCATCGCCCACCCAGTGGCCGCGAGGGCTGGTGTAGATGCCGATTAATTTTTTCATGATGTACCTCCAAAGTGGGTACACCATACGGCCGACGGCACATTAGCACTAGACGGCAAACCTGGCCTGGATTGTCCTATGTATAGGACAGTTCCGCCGGCAGACGCGCGCGCAGCAGGTAAAACCCCAACCCCGCCAGGATCGCAGAACCGGCCTGGATCATGATCATCGGCGTCGCGCTGCCGTCGTGCAGGTGGCTCAACAACAGGCCGCTGCAGGTCGCTCCGAACATCTGCGCAAACCCCATCAGCCCTGCTGCCAGGCCGGCGCGGTGAGCATTGGGCATCACCGCGCCGGTGACCGCGCCCGGCAGCACCAGACCGCCGCCGAGGGTGGCGAGGGCTATCGGAATATCCAGCCCCAGCACCGACAAGCCGAACACTTGATAGATCACCAGCGCCGACACCCCACCCAGCGCCACCAGCGTCACGCCCCTGGTCACAATGCGCTGGGCCCCCAGGCGCATGATATTGCGTCGGGTATAGGTGGAGCCGACGATCAACATCGACACGATCAGGCCGAAATTGATGCCGTACGCCAGACTGCTGAAACCCAGCAGATTGATAAACACCGCCGACGAACCGGCGATTACCGCAAACATCGCGCCGTAGGTGCACGCCAGTGCCACCGCGTAGGCCCGGTAGGGTCGGTCTTTGAGCAGATTCAGGTATTGCCCGCCAAGGGTGCGCCAGTGGCCGGCCCTGGGGTCCAGGGCGTGATTGCTCTCGCGGAAAAACAGCAGCGCCAGCAGCCACACGACGCTGCCCATCACCGCCGCGAACAGGATCGGTGCGCGCCAGCCCGCATAGTTGATCAGCAGCCCACCGACCATCGGCGCCACCACGATCGCGTAGAGCATGCCGATCATGGTCAACGCCAGTGCCGGCCCCGCCTCGGCCCTCCACACGTCCCGCACCACCGTGCGCGCCAGCACCAATGCCGCGCAGGCACCCAGGCCTTGCATGACGCGGGCGGCAATGAACTGCTGGATGTCGTTGACCAGCAACATCGACAGGGTCGCCAACCCATACAGCGCCAGGCCGCCAAGCAAAACCGGACGCCGGCCGACACGGTCCGACAACGGCCCGAATATCAACTGCCCCAGGCCAAACGCCGCGACAAACGCCGACAGTGCCATCAACGCCGAGCCCGTCGGCGCCACCAGCGCATGCTCGATCGCGCCCAATCCGGGAATGATCAATTGGGTCGAGACTTCCCCCAGCGCCGTGAGGGCCACCAGTAAAAACAGCAGGCTGCGCGATGGGACCGGGGCGTTTGTCATAGGGGATATCCGGGGCTGGATTAATTTATATTTCGACCATAATATGGGCAAAAAATTATGTCCATCATTTTTTGCCCGTTGGTTACTCCGGAGCCCGCCATGCCCCTTCTCCCCATGCGTCTGCTGACACCCCTGGCGCTGCTGACCGTTCTCAGCGGCTGCAACAGCCAGGCCGACACCCCCACCGCCGCGCCTGTGCGCCCGGTGCTCGCCGCCAAGGTCGAAGCCGCCGGCACCCAGCAAAGCGCCTACACCGGCGTGGTCGCCGCTCGCACCGAGAGCGACCTGGGCTTTCGCGTTGGCGGCAAGGTGATCGAGCGCAAGGTCGATCCAGGCCAGCACGTGTCCCGTGGCGATACCTTGCTGGTACTGGATGTGGGCGACTTCGAACTGGCCCTGCGTTCGGCAAAAAACCGTGTCAACGCCGCCCAGGCCCAATTGCGCCAGCGCCGTGACGATGCCAACCGCTACCAGCGCCTGGCCAGCACCGGGGCCGTGTCGCGGCAGATCTTCGATCAGTCGGCGACCAACCTGCACGTTGCCGAAGCCGAACTGGCAGCGGCGCAATCCGACGCCAGCCAGATCGAAAACCGTCGCGCCTACTCGGTGCTCAAGGCCGACGGCGACGGCATCATCACCGACGTGCGTGCAGACCGCGGCCAGGTCGTCGCCGAAGGCCAGATCGTGGTGCGGCTGGCCCATGACGGCGCGCGTGAAGCCGTCGTCAACCTGCCGGAAAACAACCGCGAGCTGGCCGCGCAGAAAGCCCTGGCCTTCCCGTTCGGCGCACCGGACCAGACCGTGACCGCTACCCTGCGTGAGCTGTCCGCCAGTGCCGACCCCACCACCCGCACCTACCGCGCCCGCTATGTGCTGCAGGGCGCCGTCGAGCGCTTCGCCCTCGGCTCGACCATCACCGTGCGCCTGCAAGGTAACGGTCAGACCCAGCAGACCCGCGTCCCCATCGGCGCGCTGTACGACGCCGGGCATGGCACCGGCGTGTGGGTGATCGGTGCCGAAAACCGCCTCAGCTTCGCCCCGGTCACCGTGGCCAGCCTCGGCCAGGAAGACGCTTTGCTCGCCGGCGGCGTCAGTCCGGGCCAGGTGGTCGTTGCGTTAGGCGCGCACTTATTGCACAGCGGCGACACCGTGCGCCTGCTGCCCGCCCAGGCGCTGGCTCTCAACCGTAAACAGGACAACTGAACATGCGCGGCATCAACCTCTCCGAACTGGCGGTCAAGCACCGCGCCGTCACGCTGTTTCTTATCCTGGCGATCCTCGCGGCAGGCGTCTTCTCCTTCGGCAAACTGGGGCGCGCCGAAGACCCGTCATTCACCGTGAAGGTGATGACCATCACCGCCGCCTGGCCCGGCGCCACCGCCCGGGAAATGCAGGAACAAGTCGCTGATCGTCTGGAAAAACGCCTGCAGGAACTGGACTACTACGACCGCGTCGAGACCATCGCTCAGCCGGGTTTCGTGTCGATGCGCATGACATTCCTGGAATCCACACGGCCCGGTGAAATCCAGGATTTGTTTTACCAGACGCGCAAAAAGCTCAGCGACGAAGCCACTCGCCTGCCCAATGGCGTGATCGGGCCGTTCTTCAATGACGAATATTCAGACGTGTACTTTGCGCTGTACGCCCTGGAAGCCGAGCACCTGCCCCACCGCCAGCAGGTACAGATGGCCGAGGATCTGCGCCAGAATCTGCTTACCGTGCCGGGGGTGAAGAAGGTCAATATCCTCGGTGAACAGGCGCAGCGGATCTTTGTGGAGTTTTCCTACGAGCGCTTGGCAACCCTGGGTATCACGCCGGCGCAGATCTTTGCCGCCCTCGCCGCGCAGAACGCGGTGGCGCCGTCGGGTTTTGTCGAGACCGCCGGCGCCCGTGCGTATATCCGCATCGACGGCGCCTTCGACAGCCTTTCGCTGATCGAAAACGTGCCGTTGGTCGCCAATGGTCGCGTGCTGCGCATCGCCGACGTGGCCAGCGTCAGCCGTGGCTACGAAGACCCACCCAGCTACCGCATCCGTCATCAGGGCGACCCGGCGCTGATGCTGGGCGTAATCATGCAGAAAAAATGGAACGGCCTGGAGTTGGATAAAAGCCTGCAGGCCGAGGAAGCGCGGATCCAGGCCGACCTGCCCCAGGGCGTGAATTTTGCCAAGGTGTCCGACCAGGCAAAAAACATCAGCCTGGCGGTGAACGAGTTCATGCTCAAATTCTTCGTCGCGCTGGCGGTGGTGATGGTCATCAGCCTGCTGGCCCTGGGTTTTCGCGTCGGGCTGGTGGTGGCGGCGGCGGTACCGCTGACACTGTCGATTGTTTTCGTGATCATGCTGGTCACCGGGCGCGAATTCGACCGCATTACCCTCGGCGCACTGATTATCTCCCTGGGTCTGCTGGTGGACGACGCAATCATTGCCATCGAGATGATGGTGGTCAAACTTGAAGAAGGCTTTGACCGCATCCACGCCGCCACCTTCGC
The sequence above is drawn from the Pseudomonas quebecensis genome and encodes:
- a CDS encoding multidrug effflux MFS transporter, which encodes MTNAPVPSRSLLFLLVALTALGEVSTQLIIPGLGAIEHALVAPTGSALMALSAFVAAFGLGQLIFGPLSDRVGRRPVLLGGLALYGLATLSMLLVNDIQQFIAARVMQGLGACAALVLARTVVRDVWRAEAGPALALTMIGMLYAIVVAPMVGGLLINYAGWRAPILFAAVMGSVVWLLALLFFRESNHALDPRAGHWRTLGGQYLNLLKDRPYRAYAVALACTYGAMFAVIAGSSAVFINLLGFSSLAYGINFGLIVSMLIVGSTYTRRNIMRLGAQRIVTRGVTLVALGGVSALVIYQVFGLSVLGLDIPIALATLGGGLVLPGAVTGAVMPNAHRAGLAAGLMGFAQMFGATCSGLLLSHLHDGSATPMIMIQAGSAILAGLGFYLLRARLPAELSYT
- a CDS encoding efflux RND transporter periplasmic adaptor subunit, with the protein product MPLLPMRLLTPLALLTVLSGCNSQADTPTAAPVRPVLAAKVEAAGTQQSAYTGVVAARTESDLGFRVGGKVIERKVDPGQHVSRGDTLLVLDVGDFELALRSAKNRVNAAQAQLRQRRDDANRYQRLASTGAVSRQIFDQSATNLHVAEAELAAAQSDASQIENRRAYSVLKADGDGIITDVRADRGQVVAEGQIVVRLAHDGAREAVVNLPENNRELAAQKALAFPFGAPDQTVTATLRELSASADPTTRTYRARYVLQGAVERFALGSTITVRLQGNGQTQQTRVPIGALYDAGHGTGVWVIGAENRLSFAPVTVASLGQEDALLAGGVSPGQVVVALGAHLLHSGDTVRLLPAQALALNRKQDN
- a CDS encoding mechanosensitive ion channel family protein gives rise to the protein MPSFIADHPMLCALALILIDIAVWRLISPNLANWKLAARLVIFAVFSAVLFNDGMNPMQLAPYADDTALHLAATALQIGWWLFAARTLTVLLGALMMQRVGHTGRLLQDLMGAVIFLIAIIAAMAYVLDLPVKGVLATSGAVAIIVGLALQSTLSDVFSGIVLNTTKPYQLDDWISIDGTEGRVTDIDWRATRLQTSQGSMAVIPNSLAAKAKIINFSRPADMFGLAVSLQVSPHARPQTVIEALERAMQGCRPLLAKPAPSVAFKTSASGGVEYEISGFVPAMPLKREVRNQLYDLAFRHLQAAGVSLLSASESAAPVVTSRARALLDSSTIFSTLRQEEKETFSQNMTLSTYRAGEMILPAGEVSDHLFIVESGVVSVMLTKGGHKFEAGRMGPGEVIGEAGILSDEATLADFTAKTFCTLYRIEKEYLTPCLDARHDIGDAMKTLLDFRVHAAQALTQEAPVVPVKKGFLQWLRKRGF
- a CDS encoding pirin family protein; the encoded protein is MKKLIGIYTSPRGHWVGDGFPVRTLFSYDSMGKHISPFLLLDHAGPAQFTPTEQRRGVGQHPHRGFETVTIVYDGEVEHRDSTGAGGTIGPGDVQWMTAAKGILHEEFHSPAFARRGGALEMVQLWVNLPAKDKMAEAGYQTIVDADIPVLPLADDAGQLRLIAGEFAGAKGPARTFIAIDVWDLRLNPGKPVTLDLHAGRNTALVILRGTLLINGEEVARQGQLALFERDGHQLTLESNDDAKVLLLSGEPIDEPIVGHGPFVMNTEQEIHQAFADFQSGKFGRM